In a single window of the Scophthalmus maximus strain ysfricsl-2021 chromosome 18, ASM2237912v1, whole genome shotgun sequence genome:
- the gtf3c2 gene encoding general transcription factor 3C polypeptide 2 — MDPTDSGQGQEKPSEQDRDLRVTSRGRQRKKNPKYSDYETVRTSPRQTSPRKSSRRAGRTPPKTTPAKIVEAKDATQQAANGEKEGADKTAQESDGDASEETPTKKSARARRTPSKKTPARKTPAKKTPVRKTARANGSLGTGEDGVVDAVPPEIETPKPKRKYVKKQPAQKSAAPVTEPPPCVEAEPEEQIEPGGRRRRSAAKAALKYLQILAKEVLDYPNDETRTGADSKDSQKNPKGGKERKGRKRKRPDDSDAEGDEDFVPGVEEVDDEEREEEEEEEEEAKESEDSDLDFDFRKGGRSAAVFQKTGSNVIAPNGLTMNNMRAVWNCFEATKKFREEHYSSWVFPEWVPSTAQWQLVPQSDLDKYLPQELCSAAFKVSREGLGKEETPLQSLNRFTAAPAHPQRWDTVFFTGGPVWAMEWCPTPDGAPATQYIAMACHRGMDEQHYVDKTYTGTGLVQLWDVGKLEYNSSPDAQPAFAYGLAQDKGFIWNLKWCPAGGWELPSCSRNAPFLPRLGLLAVATSNSVVTIYSLPHPDALRSKEKLPDAGKDSQQLPIYKAEGVLTLKLGSFRAPHHEKSGQVLSMDWLPEKPHNVIAIGFYDGVVGFWDLTTKSSLLRVRELDRMLSLLPYRCLRAHDHAVRALAFCPASRYLLTTAGEDRYVKTWDLRRLDDPLTVQKRYLTNEIYWPLHGPGVIMAQDAGFVPKGSHGVHYFDHFVNSIFAVPRCGSLWSISYTDWLNSVVTADSLGEVIFALLPPIDCVPPCFKRSIDRRFPVYFTSLEPNATTEEESQEMGGVEEEEEEEEEEDGDAAEEQEGGEAEEQDSGSEGGEENDDESGREGRRPRRRGRNNKRPPLRFQTYKEAVKKYCLHHTDTDMATFAKKEKRALWKLMKDTEMKTHMNLDDMPLAALHKVRLSPNMSSHTWLASAGQTGLVRLNCLRTMIGSQVKDMISENQAQFDALYSPKDPEAAAAEAAESEVQSATEEL, encoded by the exons ATGGATCCCACTGACTCTGGACAAG GGCAAGAGAAGCCGTCAGAGCAAGATCGGGATTTAAGGGTCACCTCGAGAGGACGACAGCGGAAGAAAAATCCCAAATATTCAGATTATGAAACTGTCCGCACGTCCCCTCGGCAAACGTCGCCTCGAAAGAGCTCACGGCGAGCAGGAAGAACGCCGCCTAAAACGACTCCGGCGAAGATCGTAGAAGCTAAAGATGCCACACAGCAGGCTGCGAacggagaaaaagaaggagcgGACAAAACGGCTCAAGAGTCCGATGGAGACGCCTCAGAGGAAACTCCTACAAAAAAGTCAGCGAGAGCGAGGAGGACCCCGTCAAAAAAGACTCCCGCCAGAAAAACTCCCGCCAAAAAAACGCCTGTCAGAAAAACTGCCAGGGCCAACGGGAGCCTCGGGACTGGAGAGGACGGAGTTGTAGATGCCGTGCCGCCGGAAATCGAGACGCCAAAGCCGAAGAGAAAGTATGTGAAGAAGCAGCCTGCACAGAAATCAGCAGCACCGGTAACGGAACCTCCGCCGTGTGTGGAGGCTGAACCCGAGGAGCAGATCGAACCGGGCGGCCGCCGCAGGAGAAGTGCAGCTAAAGC GGCGTTGAAGTACCTCCAGATTTTGGCAAAAGAGGTTCTCGACTATCCCAACGACGAGACCCGGACGGGTGCCGACAGCAAAGACTcccaaaaaaatcccaaagGAGGCAAAG AGCGTAAAGGTCGAAAAAGGAAACGTCCCGATGACAGCGATGCTGAAGGGGACGAAGACTTTGTGCCGGGCGTCGAAGAAGTCGATgatgaggagagggaagaggaggaagaggaagaagaagaagcaaaagaaTCAGAGGACTCCGATTTGGACTTTGACTTCAGGAAGGGCGGACGAAGTGCAGCAGTTTTTCAAAAG ACTGGCTCCAATGTCATTGCCCCGAACGGACTCACCATGAACAACATGAGAGCTGTTTGGAACTGCTTCGAGGCGACCAAGAAATT ccgCGAGGAGCACTACAGCAGCTGGGTGTTCCCGGAGTGGGTCCCCTCCACCGCTCAATGGCAACTTGTACCACAAAG TGATTTGGACAAATACCTGCCGCAGGAACTTTGTTCAGCCGCTTTCAAAGTGTCCAGAGAAGGACTCGGCAAGGAGGAGACGCCGCTGCAAAGTCTCAACAG GTTTACAGCAGCGCCTGCTCACCCGCAACGCTGGGACACAGTGTTTTTTACCGGGGGGCCGGTCTGGGCCATGGAGTGGTGTCCGACGCCGGACGGTGCCCCGGCCACGCAGTACATCGCTATGGCGTGTCACCGAGGCATGGATGAGCAGCACTACGTTGACAAGACGTACACCGGAACTGGACTGGTTCAGCTGTGGGACGTGGGCAAGCTGGAGTACAACAGCAG CCCGGACGCCCAGCCGGCCTTCGCCTACGGCTTGGCTCAGGACAAAGGCTTCATCTGGAATCTGAAGTGGTGTCCCGCCGGAGGCTGGGAGCTccccagctgcagcagaaat GCCCCTTTCCTGCCCAGACTGGGTCTCCTGGCCGTTGCCACCTCCAACAGCGTGGTCACCATCTACAGCCTGCCCCACCCGGATGCTCTGCGCTCCAAGGAGAAGCTCCCAGACGCTG GAAAGGATAGCCAACAGCTGCCGATATACAAG GCAGAAGGAGTGTTGACGCTGAAGCTGGGCTCCTTCAGAGCCCCTCACCATGAGAAGAGTGGACAAGTCCTGTCCATGGACTGGCTGCCGGAAAAACCTCATAATGTAATAGCTATTGGATTCTACGATG gtGTTGTAGGATTTTGGGATTTGACCACAAAGTCTTCGTTGCTGCGGGTGCGGGAGTTGGACAGAATGCTCAGCCTGCTGCCCTATCGGTGCTTACGAGCCCACGACCATGCTGTCCGGGCCCTGGCCTTCTGTCCCGCCTCCAG GTACCTGTTGACGACGGCGGGAGAAGACCGCTACGTGAAGACGTGGGACCTGAGGAGGCTCGACGATCCACTCACGGTTCAGAAACGCTACCTGACCAACGAAATCTATTGGCCGCTGCACGGACCGGGTGTCATCATGGCCCAGGATGCGGGTTTTGTGCC gaAGGGTTCACACGGAGTTCATTACTTTGACCATTTCGTGAACTCCATCTTCGCAGTTCCTCGCTGTGGCTCTTTGTGG tccATTTCTTACACCGATTGGTTGAACAGCGTGGTGACGGCAGACAGTCTCGGTGAGGTCATCTTCGCCCTGTTACCTCCCATCGATTGCGTTCCTCCGTGCTTCAAGCGCTCGATAGACAGACGATTC CCAGTCTATTTCACATCTCTGGAGCCTAATGCTACAACTGAAGAAGAAAGCCAGGAGatgggaggagtggaggaggaggaggaggaggaggaggaagaggatggagatgctgctgaggagcaggaaggaggagaggcagaagaACAGGACTCTGGATCtgaaggaggggaagagaacGATGATGAGAGCGGAAGAGAAggacgacgaccacgacgacgagGGCGAAACAATAAACGTCCCCCTCTGCGCTTCCAGACGTACAAAGAGGCCGTGAAGAAATACTGCCTTCACCACACAGACACCGACATG GCCACCTtcgcaaaaaaagagaagcgaGCGCTCTGGAAACTGATGAAAGACACAGAAATGAAGACACACATGAACCTGGATGACATGCCACTGGCTGCACTGcacaag gtgcgTCTCAGCCCCAACATGAGCAGCCACACCTGGCTGGCATCCGCAGGCCAGACGGGGCTGGTCAGGCTGAACTGTCTGAGGACCATGATCGGCTCCCAGGTCAAGGACATGATCAGCGAGAACCAGGCCCAGTTCGACGCGCTGTACTCGCCCAAAGAcccggaggcggcggcggcggaggcggcggaGTCCGAAGTCCAAAGTGCGACGGAGGAGCTATAG